Proteins from one Desulfuribacillus alkaliarsenatis genomic window:
- a CDS encoding RAMP superfamily CRISPR-associated protein → MYEYRVLEFRSIEPLKIGAGGNKSIFTEPTKEYLPGSTIRGALISQLVRYGLFNENKNSILHNLKCYNAYPYVEDIKALFLPTPYHLRMDKHDWRKKKSSKGENNEIDIANLSLDSNNNHNAKNHLKYSFLSEVDGRLHGVQVQKEFRLHHTTAIKGDEPENLFRYEAISSGQVFRSLLKYSKDLSSHIKQILSSTETVYIGGSKGSGYGKCKVTPVGDSYIEYDEAINALGFRFKRNKDKTNEMVVVCLSDCVFRDEYGQPTNYLSDDFIYQLSGIKVNIGRRFIQTGLTEGYNTKWNARYPKEATLKAGTVLVFNMPEGISMTDRDRVGKLLEQNLLGYRTQDGYGWLGIDLDYPNKLMLNELKNIENNNTAASQSTSGLYDFKLDEQMQTFKTILSGLANAKMRWLHMIVIKCSANSNDDYRLIINKELRNNHINKFIKELEKYIEKITIKNHLHIEPLQNRYAKNDKQFSFAGYNFNEICEFLNKKKNNKLESFTKNKINSKLGQLFYNDTNEEFRHKIFLIDLLLAGLHVERRLDGNDTGE, encoded by the coding sequence ATGTATGAGTACAGAGTTCTTGAGTTTCGCAGCATAGAGCCCTTGAAAATTGGAGCAGGTGGGAATAAAAGTATTTTCACAGAACCAACTAAAGAGTATTTGCCAGGCTCAACAATAAGAGGTGCCTTAATTTCACAGTTAGTGAGATATGGATTATTCAATGAAAACAAGAACAGCATCTTACATAATCTAAAATGTTACAATGCTTATCCATATGTTGAAGATATTAAAGCTTTATTCTTACCAACACCGTATCATCTTCGTATGGACAAGCATGATTGGAGAAAGAAAAAGAGTTCTAAAGGAGAAAATAATGAAATTGATATTGCAAATTTGTCTTTAGACAGTAATAACAATCATAATGCTAAAAATCACTTGAAGTACTCATTTCTATCGGAAGTGGACGGCAGGCTTCATGGAGTACAAGTTCAAAAAGAGTTTAGACTCCACCATACAACGGCTATCAAAGGAGATGAACCAGAAAATCTTTTCAGGTATGAAGCTATATCATCAGGTCAAGTATTTAGATCGTTATTGAAATATTCTAAAGATTTAAGTTCACACATCAAACAAATACTCAGTAGCACAGAAACGGTTTATATTGGTGGTTCTAAAGGGTCAGGTTATGGAAAATGCAAAGTTACTCCTGTTGGGGATTCTTACATAGAATACGATGAGGCTATCAATGCGCTTGGTTTTCGATTTAAGAGAAACAAGGATAAAACCAATGAGATGGTGGTTGTTTGCTTGTCGGACTGTGTTTTTAGAGATGAGTATGGACAACCGACCAATTATCTGTCTGATGATTTTATATATCAGCTTTCTGGTATAAAGGTCAACATCGGAAGACGGTTTATTCAAACGGGCTTAACAGAAGGATATAATACTAAATGGAACGCAAGATATCCTAAGGAAGCAACATTAAAAGCAGGAACAGTACTAGTTTTTAATATGCCAGAAGGCATTTCTATGACCGATAGAGATAGAGTAGGAAAATTACTCGAACAAAATTTATTAGGATATCGCACTCAAGATGGTTACGGGTGGCTAGGAATCGATTTGGATTATCCTAACAAATTAATGCTAAATGAGTTGAAAAATATTGAAAACAATAATACTGCAGCAAGTCAAAGCACAAGTGGTCTATACGATTTTAAATTAGATGAGCAAATGCAAACTTTTAAAACTATATTGTCTGGATTAGCAAATGCCAAAATGCGTTGGCTGCATATGATTGTAATAAAATGTTCAGCGAATTCTAATGATGATTATCGATTGATTATTAATAAAGAACTTCGAAATAACCATATAAACAAGTTTATTAAAGAACTTGAAAAGTACATTGAAAAAATAACTATAAAGAACCACTTGCATATAGAACCTTTACAGAATCGATATGCGAAAAATGATAAGCAGTTTTCTTTTGCAGGATATAACTTTAATGAAATTTGTGAATTTCTAAATAAGAAGAAGAATAATAAACTAGAGAGTTTCACTAAGAATAAAATCAATTCGAAACTAGGACAGCTATTTTATAATGATACGAACGAGGAATTTCGACATAAAATATTTCTGATTGATTTACTTTTAGCAGGATTACATGTTGAAAGGAGGTTGGACGGTAATGATACAGGCGAGTAA
- a CDS encoding RAMP superfamily CRISPR-associated protein, translating into MIQASKIIKYQFTLMAKTPVYFGSEQQGELIKNAENKPILLGSSIGGALRNYLKELGTDDNKIRYFMGGNNGVDYEESRIYISDGKIILDVNNSDKDYIRRKEGTMINSDTGSAKDKHKYYLDYLLPGTKIIFNIECEVEDSEVESNYRQTVYDWANGFIQGALKLGGQQNNGFGQFDLEELRLEEVEIQSKQDLEDYIFSHRKGKFKPIPSTEIVKTITTKSHIKFSLSGSFPYGLYQNFKINDSERTGLQNRNGKYYLPATSIKGIFRSEFRILLSKFLDQEKVEQKLEEAFGSQKKKGAFVFNDVILENAGYVRTIRGQNCNQDKAVKAKEVKETDSIYIKIDRLTGGAYDGALIRQNEIYGQATIDICLEGDKHFVFPTIYILKRIAAGAIPIGGRTSIGLGEFHGNKIMLRGSVNGDFNLIRDARNIDMTKEQGERMKSDYELFKEWCNRELCR; encoded by the coding sequence ATGATACAGGCGAGTAAGATTATCAAGTATCAATTCACCTTAATGGCTAAGACTCCAGTTTATTTTGGAAGCGAGCAACAAGGGGAACTTATAAAGAATGCAGAGAACAAACCAATTTTACTAGGAAGTTCAATCGGTGGTGCATTACGGAATTATCTTAAAGAGCTAGGTACCGATGATAATAAAATTCGTTATTTTATGGGCGGGAATAATGGAGTAGACTATGAGGAAAGTCGCATCTATATAAGTGATGGTAAGATTATCTTGGACGTGAATAATTCTGACAAGGATTATATTCGAAGAAAAGAAGGAACTATGATTAACTCTGATACTGGCTCAGCAAAAGACAAACACAAATATTATTTAGATTACTTACTGCCAGGAACAAAAATAATATTTAATATTGAATGTGAAGTAGAAGATAGCGAAGTAGAGAGTAATTATAGACAAACTGTATACGATTGGGCTAATGGCTTTATACAAGGAGCATTGAAATTGGGTGGACAACAGAACAATGGCTTCGGACAGTTTGATTTAGAAGAATTGCGTTTAGAAGAAGTGGAGATACAATCAAAACAAGATTTAGAAGATTATATATTTTCTCATAGAAAAGGTAAGTTCAAGCCTATACCATCTACTGAAATTGTTAAAACAATAACAACTAAATCACATATTAAATTTTCGTTAAGTGGTAGTTTTCCTTACGGATTGTATCAAAACTTCAAGATTAATGATAGTGAACGGACAGGATTGCAAAATAGAAATGGTAAATATTACTTACCTGCAACTAGTATCAAAGGCATTTTTCGCAGTGAATTCCGAATTTTACTTAGCAAGTTTTTAGATCAAGAAAAAGTAGAACAAAAATTGGAAGAAGCATTTGGTAGTCAGAAAAAAAAGGGAGCATTTGTTTTTAACGATGTAATACTTGAAAATGCTGGCTATGTCCGAACAATTAGGGGGCAAAACTGTAATCAGGATAAAGCAGTAAAAGCAAAAGAGGTAAAAGAAACTGATTCCATATATATTAAAATTGACCGATTAACTGGCGGAGCATATGATGGTGCATTAATAAGACAAAATGAAATTTATGGTCAAGCTACAATTGATATATGTTTAGAAGGAGATAAACATTTTGTTTTCCCAACGATTTATATATTGAAAAGAATTGCAGCCGGCGCAATTCCGATAGGAGGGAGAACTTCTATAGGACTGGGAGAATTTCATGGTAATAAGATAATGCTACGAGGGTCTGTGAATGGAGATTTCAATCTAATAAGAGATGCAAGAAATATAGATATGACAAAAGAACAAGGGGAAAGGATGAAAAGTGACTATGAATTATTTAAAGAATGGTGTAACAGAGAGTTGTGTCGATAA
- a CDS encoding RAMP superfamily CRISPR-associated protein, with amino-acid sequence MMPVCDSYKIQMRLCSEAIFDSGERERNTVQSKVLSDSYGFVYFHAKTLKGQLKKQAYWLLKQYKTIDEIQKTNYGESFYESIVRLFGFNSQETSKLPEGNKYNSNRGSVPGVMRLSNLELDETIRRYFIQLHQEDLEQDYFRLSPYELINAQTNVRIGIQMEDGVIKNNMFNSYHTVKEGMYFYSNVTFEDVSEVKQPVIDDLARIIYSFKRIGAGIHRGRGEISAQLLVGKDNKPYHTLIASGDGGARNV; translated from the coding sequence ATGATGCCTGTATGTGATTCATATAAAATTCAGATGAGGTTATGTAGTGAAGCTATTTTTGATAGTGGAGAACGAGAGAGAAACACGGTGCAGTCAAAGGTGTTGTCTGATTCCTATGGGTTTGTATATTTTCATGCTAAAACATTAAAAGGACAGCTAAAAAAACAAGCATATTGGCTCCTTAAGCAATATAAAACTATTGATGAAATTCAAAAAACCAATTATGGAGAAAGTTTTTATGAGTCAATAGTCCGTTTATTTGGTTTTAATAGTCAGGAAACTAGCAAACTTCCTGAAGGTAACAAATACAATTCTAACCGTGGTAGTGTTCCTGGAGTAATGAGACTTAGTAATTTGGAATTGGATGAGACTATTAGAAGATATTTTATTCAATTACATCAAGAAGACCTTGAACAAGATTATTTTCGCTTATCTCCATACGAGTTAATAAATGCACAAACCAATGTGCGTATCGGAATCCAAATGGAAGATGGTGTTATCAAAAACAACATGTTCAATAGTTATCACACAGTTAAGGAAGGGATGTACTTCTATTCGAATGTTACCTTTGAAGATGTATCAGAAGTAAAACAACCAGTAATAGATGACCTTGCACGTATCATATATTCATTTAAAAGAATTGGGGCCGGAATTCATAGGGGTCGAGGGGAAATAAGCGCCCAATTATTAGTTGGCAAAGATAATAAGCCATATCACACGCTGATTGCAAGTGGAGATGGAGGTGCAAGAAATGTATGA
- the cas6 gene encoding CRISPR-associated endoribonuclease Cas6, producing the protein MQLKKISIQLLCQEPGMIKGHAGTELHGLFFKALENADGELASELHQMQYKPFIIGPLIGKIQRRDGIAQIEEGNVYSFTLATLVEKLTVIVPDVLEYFQKTLLVIGSAGFTYLSAKEVTDKRTYYDFMAIRNQDSRINIEFTTPTCFRRSGRALLFPEPELVFGSLIEKWEYFSEIQLPILDLSQVNVTKYDLKTTLVQFNNYNMIGFSGKCTYTFAKDSTEVTKWAINSLAQFATLSGVGYKTTMGMGQVKIYTNNK; encoded by the coding sequence ATGCAGCTAAAAAAAATCTCAATACAATTACTCTGTCAGGAACCTGGTATGATTAAAGGTCATGCAGGTACGGAACTACATGGACTATTTTTTAAAGCATTAGAAAACGCAGATGGAGAACTTGCATCCGAGCTTCATCAAATGCAATATAAACCGTTTATAATTGGACCATTGATAGGAAAAATTCAAAGGCGGGATGGCATAGCACAGATAGAAGAAGGAAATGTTTATTCATTTACATTGGCTACCCTAGTAGAAAAACTTACAGTAATCGTTCCTGATGTACTAGAATATTTTCAAAAAACCCTGTTAGTTATAGGTAGTGCTGGATTTACTTATCTGAGTGCTAAAGAAGTAACGGACAAACGAACATATTATGACTTTATGGCAATAAGAAATCAAGATTCAAGAATCAACATTGAATTCACCACCCCAACCTGCTTTCGTAGGAGCGGACGAGCATTATTATTCCCAGAGCCAGAGCTGGTTTTTGGTAGTTTAATAGAAAAATGGGAATATTTCAGTGAAATACAACTACCAATCCTTGATTTATCACAAGTTAATGTAACTAAGTATGATTTAAAGACGACATTAGTGCAATTTAACAATTACAATATGATAGGATTTAGTGGCAAGTGCACGTATACATTTGCTAAAGATTCTACAGAAGTAACGAAATGGGCAATTAATTCATTAGCTCAGTTTGCTACCCTATCAGGAGTCGGATATAAGACAACAATGGGTATGGGGCAGGTAAAAATCTATACAAACAATAAATAA
- a CDS encoding MFS transporter, whose protein sequence is MRILFFSLVIVMMGYGIAMPVLPFYIESMGGKGIHYGLLITSYGVMQLLFAPVWGSLSDRYGRKPILLIGMIGLGMAMLLLAVSTKLWMLYIAQLLSGGLSSAAIPAAQAYASDSTDEEERGGAMGKIGGAIGVGMVLGPGVGGLLASTSLATPFYIAAGFCVLTFFIILIWLPESLGKEHRCQATEIKFMQVKGLWQALRTPMKFGLIVVFVGIFGQTIFSSIFGLYAIERFNYGPEQVGAILMAMAVMYALAQGLLVGPMTKKFGERKTIQFALLGGAIGFGLILLANTLVTVLLAMGTFILLVALLKPSSLSYISKHTTMSKGKAMGIAESYMSLGRIIGPLWAGMLLDFNVFLPFISGALFFLVVFMVVMVKSRN, encoded by the coding sequence ATGAGAATCCTGTTCTTCAGCTTAGTCATTGTGATGATGGGCTATGGCATTGCCATGCCCGTCCTGCCCTTCTACATTGAAAGCATGGGCGGCAAAGGGATTCACTATGGACTTCTTATTACTAGCTACGGAGTAATGCAACTACTATTCGCTCCTGTATGGGGAAGCTTGTCCGATCGCTACGGGCGCAAGCCAATCCTGTTGATAGGCATGATTGGCCTGGGAATGGCTATGCTATTACTAGCAGTATCAACAAAGCTGTGGATGCTCTACATTGCGCAGCTACTATCTGGAGGCCTTTCTTCTGCTGCCATTCCCGCGGCTCAAGCTTACGCTAGCGATAGCACAGACGAAGAAGAGCGGGGAGGTGCTATGGGTAAGATTGGAGGAGCTATAGGCGTAGGAATGGTACTAGGTCCAGGAGTGGGCGGCTTATTAGCATCAACATCTCTAGCAACTCCTTTCTACATAGCTGCTGGATTTTGTGTCCTGACATTCTTTATTATACTGATTTGGCTACCAGAATCCTTAGGGAAGGAGCATAGGTGTCAAGCTACAGAAATAAAATTCATGCAGGTGAAAGGGCTTTGGCAAGCCCTCAGAACACCGATGAAGTTCGGTCTGATTGTAGTCTTTGTGGGAATCTTTGGACAGACAATTTTCTCAAGCATATTTGGACTGTATGCAATAGAACGATTTAACTATGGGCCTGAACAAGTAGGGGCAATTCTGATGGCAATGGCTGTGATGTACGCGCTAGCGCAAGGGTTATTAGTAGGGCCTATGACGAAGAAGTTTGGCGAACGCAAGACAATTCAGTTCGCATTGTTAGGAGGCGCAATTGGCTTTGGATTAATATTGCTAGCGAATACACTCGTAACGGTGTTACTCGCCATGGGCACATTCATACTATTAGTAGCCCTATTGAAGCCGTCGTCCTTATCTTACATCTCCAAGCATACAACGATGAGCAAAGGCAAAGCGATGGGCATTGCCGAGTCGTATATGAGCTTAGGAAGAATCATCGGACCACTATGGGCTGGAATGCTTTTAGACTTCAACGTGTTCTTACCGTTTATTAGCGGAGCACTGTTTTTCTTAGTGGTATTTATGGTAGTGATGGTTAAATCCAGAAATTGA
- a CDS encoding Wadjet anti-phage system protein JetA family protein, whose amino-acid sequence MQKLFDVIPENFFQLLIGKNKYIYAEALILLYEQSQYTRFGVPYEDMRDIFQELLETHYQNGITVYFGEDADGLDDMEGPNKSNNVAVNKIIEQLSTEEVSRAQANLLLRRLDSLKWIQIETRDRFQQYIVLPNYTSRILNVFKDLCEDRVVEYQRFAFVTYNLLAGEEAKRRPAFVVLEAREYTIEFQQELIALYQNMKHHMEEIVQQSSIEEVLEHHFDVYKAQILDKSYHRLKTSDHVSRYRFQILDKVRKWLLDKNLMEETVIDALKDNTYKTKEDAESDIRNALYDIEKIYQELDEIIYQIDLRHNQYLKSSYDRARYLSQKNQGFDQQVIDLLAAISDMYDNCMEDSFATDCLIQLNHIAPISRKSFYSPRTKREEHTPEKHVIKNIPDELKNQIKKDQIDRFKKSINKKKVEQFIFDKLKNRSEMEIKELSPTSLEEYLMLGYVFLYGNDKGTRFCIRRSTDRVIISIGQYRFNNHIITIK is encoded by the coding sequence ATGCAAAAGTTGTTTGATGTGATACCAGAAAATTTTTTTCAATTATTAATAGGTAAAAACAAATATATCTATGCGGAGGCACTAATTTTATTATATGAACAATCACAATATACAAGATTTGGTGTTCCTTACGAGGATATGAGAGATATATTCCAAGAATTGCTTGAAACGCATTATCAAAATGGGATAACAGTTTATTTCGGTGAGGATGCCGATGGCTTAGATGATATGGAAGGTCCAAATAAAAGTAATAATGTAGCTGTCAATAAGATTATAGAGCAACTTAGCACTGAAGAAGTTTCTCGTGCTCAAGCTAACTTGTTATTGAGACGGTTAGATTCATTAAAATGGATACAAATTGAAACTAGAGATCGATTTCAACAATATATTGTTCTTCCCAACTATACTAGCAGAATATTAAATGTATTTAAGGATCTGTGCGAAGATCGAGTGGTAGAATATCAGAGATTTGCATTTGTCACATACAATCTACTAGCAGGGGAAGAAGCGAAAAGACGACCAGCTTTTGTAGTTCTAGAAGCAAGGGAATATACAATCGAGTTTCAACAAGAATTGATTGCCCTTTATCAAAATATGAAACATCATATGGAAGAAATCGTTCAGCAATCGTCTATTGAAGAAGTATTAGAGCATCATTTTGATGTTTATAAAGCACAAATACTGGATAAAAGTTATCATCGGCTAAAAACATCAGACCATGTTTCAAGATATCGTTTTCAGATATTAGATAAGGTTAGAAAATGGTTGCTAGACAAAAATCTAATGGAAGAAACAGTTATCGACGCTTTGAAAGATAATACATACAAAACAAAGGAAGATGCAGAGTCAGATATAAGAAACGCTTTATACGATATCGAAAAGATATATCAAGAATTAGATGAAATCATTTATCAAATAGATTTAAGGCATAATCAGTATTTAAAATCTTCATATGATCGAGCACGCTATTTAAGTCAAAAAAATCAAGGGTTTGATCAACAAGTAATTGATTTGTTAGCTGCAATTTCTGATATGTATGATAATTGTATGGAAGATAGTTTTGCGACCGACTGTCTAATACAGTTAAATCATATAGCACCTATAAGCCGAAAGTCGTTTTATTCACCACGAACCAAAAGGGAAGAACATACACCAGAAAAGCATGTTATAAAAAACATTCCGGATGAATTGAAAAATCAGATTAAAAAAGACCAAATTGACAGATTCAAAAAATCAATAAATAAAAAGAAAGTAGAGCAATTTATTTTCGATAAACTGAAAAACAGATCTGAGATGGAAATCAAAGAGCTTTCGCCAACTAGTTTAGAAGAATACTTAATGCTAGGCTATGTTTTCTTATATGGAAACGAT
- a CDS encoding DUF6602 domain-containing protein: MDEDKNNAFEKIYKNYKYLNNMMVEEMEIASLHGGVTGNYREEMWIELFRSMIPKKFSMAQGVMIIDSMGKVSKEVDIAVYDEQYTPYVFNYNTLKFIPIEAVAIVIECKSTSYDTENLKGWAKVIDDLTPNPTGIARFATGFSCGITNGTQSRTRPIKIFTAIKGLEKEKTFEDLEKDLSDSFDFIVMQKKQAGQSNFFKLLTPNENKSLGWWGRYLNKGNCDGDKETPLVINGRVRGSEKYEYLKFCSCETSILNKLKVLKVKNNPLLTLNLQLNQLLMLINNPMLFPHIAYANKFNEIAKKITKSENQE, from the coding sequence ATGGACGAAGACAAAAACAATGCTTTTGAAAAAATCTATAAGAATTACAAGTATCTTAACAATATGATGGTTGAGGAAATGGAAATAGCTTCACTACATGGTGGGGTTACAGGGAATTATAGGGAAGAAATGTGGATTGAATTATTTCGAAGTATGATTCCTAAGAAATTTTCTATGGCACAAGGAGTAATGATTATCGATTCAATGGGTAAAGTATCCAAAGAAGTAGATATTGCTGTGTATGATGAACAGTATACTCCGTATGTCTTTAATTATAATACTTTGAAATTTATTCCGATTGAAGCGGTTGCTATAGTTATTGAGTGTAAGAGTACAAGCTATGATACTGAAAATCTAAAGGGATGGGCCAAGGTTATAGATGATTTAACACCTAATCCAACGGGTATAGCTAGATTTGCCACTGGTTTTTCATGTGGCATAACAAATGGAACACAGTCAAGGACTAGACCAATAAAGATTTTTACAGCAATAAAGGGACTAGAGAAAGAAAAGACTTTTGAAGACTTAGAAAAAGACTTATCAGATTCGTTCGACTTTATAGTTATGCAGAAAAAGCAAGCAGGGCAATCTAACTTTTTTAAGCTTCTTACTCCGAATGAGAATAAATCTCTGGGATGGTGGGGGAGATATTTGAATAAGGGTAACTGCGACGGAGACAAAGAAACTCCTCTAGTTATTAATGGTAGAGTAAGGGGTAGTGAAAAATACGAATATCTTAAATTTTGTTCATGTGAAACAAGCATTCTTAATAAGTTAAAAGTTTTAAAAGTAAAAAATAACCCGTTGTTAACATTAAACTTACAACTTAACCAATTATTAATGCTTATAAACAACCCAATGCTTTTTCCGCACATAGCTTATGCAAATAAATTTAACGAAATTGCTAAAAAAATTACTAAATCTGAAAATCAGGAGTGA
- a CDS encoding Cas10/Cmr2 second palm domain-containing protein has protein sequence MAAYVYLDVSQKQEYIYKNNKLKDNLLRSFVIKAVTERLSSESYDISDIQSNLGELLSLESYLNTEFKEQFHFEYSGGGNSIIRFSGAEIAKSFIKNYSFHVLEEYPDLELYISMVDEEADKDTLLNLETENANKIRELLMKRADKIKDERRAQFKRWSYGIEEIDKTGRAKIYEEKSYEKDSCHKDSIRELILRDIKAEVEDKNVRVTSELNHYKKENGKSYIGVISIDGNGMGDIVKNVVDFEGLREVSEYINNVYFTAIKNALIEHAEQKQEMQKQFDMVGNKLLVTPILQAGDDICIIVEANHAVGIAASILKQIISLSQDDTYKNVTEKYLGTKYLTACAGVAIIKHAYPYFEAIKVAEKLCYEAKNFLHKTQSSSSNYQRQTFINWEIVQSQVNERIKFEEYNKNQDYNQKFTVKPLCIDQCVGIEDDNIISFDAFFEIVNQIKIHNQDRDNMDSISSFISNSYLEGIKQHMYGGVEPYRFFLNINKEATAELQAIVEDAIGRKLEHLLISEEQNGSHGYTYLINDVIELLPFVGRGDKE, from the coding sequence ATGGCAGCCTATGTCTATCTTGATGTATCCCAAAAACAAGAGTATATCTATAAAAACAATAAGTTGAAAGACAACCTGTTGAGATCATTTGTTATTAAAGCTGTAACAGAAAGACTGTCTAGTGAAAGCTACGACATTAGTGATATTCAATCAAATCTAGGAGAGCTATTGTCACTAGAAAGCTATTTGAATACTGAATTTAAAGAACAGTTTCATTTCGAATACTCTGGTGGAGGGAATAGTATTATTCGTTTTAGCGGTGCAGAGATAGCTAAAAGCTTTATAAAGAATTATTCGTTTCATGTACTAGAAGAGTACCCAGATTTAGAACTATATATAAGTATGGTTGATGAAGAGGCTGATAAGGATACACTACTAAACTTAGAGACAGAGAACGCTAATAAAATAAGAGAGTTACTAATGAAAAGAGCTGACAAAATAAAGGACGAGCGTCGTGCTCAGTTTAAGCGTTGGAGTTATGGTATAGAGGAAATCGACAAAACTGGAAGAGCAAAAATCTATGAAGAAAAAAGTTATGAAAAAGATTCTTGTCATAAAGACAGCATACGAGAATTGATTCTGCGAGACATAAAAGCAGAAGTTGAGGATAAGAACGTACGAGTGACGTCAGAGTTGAATCACTATAAAAAAGAAAACGGAAAAAGTTATATCGGAGTCATATCAATCGATGGGAACGGAATGGGAGATATAGTTAAGAATGTGGTTGACTTTGAAGGGTTAAGAGAAGTAAGTGAGTATATTAACAATGTATATTTTACTGCAATAAAAAATGCACTAATTGAACATGCTGAACAAAAACAGGAAATGCAGAAACAATTTGATATGGTAGGTAATAAACTTTTAGTCACACCAATTCTACAGGCTGGTGATGATATATGTATAATTGTTGAAGCAAATCATGCAGTTGGAATAGCTGCAAGTATTCTAAAACAAATTATTTCGCTTTCTCAAGATGATACTTATAAAAATGTTACAGAAAAATACCTTGGAACTAAATACTTAACGGCTTGTGCTGGTGTTGCAATCATCAAGCATGCATACCCGTATTTTGAAGCAATAAAAGTAGCGGAAAAACTATGCTATGAAGCTAAAAATTTCTTACACAAGACACAATCAAGTTCAAGCAATTATCAGAGACAAACGTTTATCAATTGGGAAATCGTACAAAGCCAAGTGAATGAAAGAATTAAGTTTGAAGAATATAACAAAAACCAAGACTATAATCAGAAATTTACCGTGAAACCCTTGTGCATTGATCAGTGTGTAGGAATCGAAGATGATAATATTATTAGCTTTGATGCATTTTTTGAAATAGTTAACCAAATTAAAATACATAATCAAGACAGAGATAACATGGATTCTATAAGTAGTTTTATTAGCAATTCTTATTTAGAGGGAATAAAACAGCATATGTATGGTGGAGTTGAACCGTATCGCTTTTTCCTAAACATAAATAAAGAGGCAACAGCAGAGTTGCAGGCAATTGTAGAAGATGCTATCGGTAGAAAGCTTGAACATCTACTAATCAGTGAAGAACAAAATGGAAGTCATGGGTATACATATTTAATCAATGATGTTATAGAACTACTACCATTTGTGGGACGAGGTGATAAGGAATGA